A section of the Saccharopolyspora gregorii genome encodes:
- the mmsB gene encoding 3-hydroxyisobutyrate dehydrogenase, producing MAVIGFIGLGHMGGPMSANLVAAGHVVRGFDLAPAALEAARANGVTVVGSAVEAVTGAEAVITMLPGGKHLLDCYEQVLPAVEPGALLVDSSTVDVADARAAHALAGTAGFGSLDAPVSGGTAGAEAGTLTFMVGGAEEHFQRAEPLLAPMARKVIHCGGPGNGQVTKMCNNLVLGASMIAVGEAFVLGERLGLSNQALYDVASISTGQCWALTTNCPVPGLVETSRADHDYEPGFSAALMLKDLKLAESAAEQSGTDAAIGRLATELYQRFNEEGGGGYDFGAIIRSIRERSAAAERAENPSTEVTGTS from the coding sequence ATGGCTGTCATCGGATTCATCGGGCTGGGCCACATGGGCGGCCCGATGTCGGCGAACCTGGTCGCGGCCGGGCACGTGGTGCGCGGGTTCGACCTGGCCCCGGCGGCGCTGGAGGCGGCGCGGGCGAACGGGGTGACCGTGGTCGGCTCGGCGGTCGAGGCCGTGACCGGCGCCGAAGCGGTGATCACGATGCTGCCGGGCGGCAAGCACCTGCTGGACTGCTACGAGCAGGTGCTGCCCGCGGTGGAGCCGGGGGCGCTGCTGGTCGACTCCTCCACGGTCGACGTCGCCGACGCCCGCGCCGCGCACGCGCTGGCCGGGACGGCCGGGTTCGGCTCGCTGGACGCCCCGGTCTCCGGCGGCACCGCGGGCGCGGAGGCGGGCACGCTGACGTTCATGGTCGGCGGTGCGGAGGAGCACTTCCAGCGGGCGGAACCGCTGCTGGCGCCGATGGCCCGCAAGGTCATCCACTGCGGTGGCCCGGGCAACGGCCAGGTCACCAAGATGTGCAACAACCTGGTGCTGGGCGCGTCGATGATCGCGGTGGGGGAGGCGTTCGTGCTCGGCGAGCGGCTCGGCCTGAGCAACCAGGCGCTCTACGACGTCGCGTCGATCTCCACCGGCCAGTGCTGGGCGCTGACCACGAACTGCCCGGTCCCGGGCCTGGTGGAGACCAGCCGGGCCGACCACGACTACGAACCGGGCTTCTCCGCGGCGCTGATGCTCAAGGACCTGAAGCTGGCCGAGTCCGCGGCCGAGCAGAGTGGCACCGACGCGGCGATCGGGCGGTTGGCGACCGAGCTGTACCAGCGGTTCAACGAGGAGGGCGGCGGCGGCTACGACTTCGGCGCGATCATCCGCTCCATCCGGGAGCGCTCGGCGGCGGCCGAGCGCGCCGAGAACCCGTCGACCGAGGTCACCGGCACTTCCTGA
- a CDS encoding enoyl-CoA hydratase-related protein, with product MADELVHRSTASGVATITLDSPHNRNALSAQLRRELREHLAAALAEDAVRVIVLDHTGPVFCAGMDLKESRSADAGDQGVRELPELLDTLWTSPKPVIAKLAGPARAGGAGIVAACDLAVAADTATFGFSEVRIGVVPAVISLTVLPRLQPRAAHELFLTGENFDAERAVRIGLLNSAVPADRLDAEVARYAEMLAKGAPHALAATKALLRRPRSADIGADFDEVLELSARHFASDEGQEGIRAFAEKRPAAWVPRD from the coding sequence ATGGCCGACGAACTCGTGCACCGCAGCACCGCATCCGGCGTCGCGACGATCACCCTCGACTCCCCGCACAACCGCAACGCGCTGTCCGCGCAGCTGCGCCGAGAACTCCGCGAGCACTTGGCGGCGGCGCTCGCCGAGGACGCGGTGCGGGTGATCGTGCTCGACCACACCGGGCCGGTGTTCTGCGCCGGGATGGACCTCAAGGAATCCCGGTCCGCCGACGCCGGCGACCAAGGCGTGCGGGAACTCCCCGAACTGCTCGACACCTTGTGGACCAGCCCGAAACCGGTCATCGCCAAGCTCGCGGGACCGGCCAGGGCCGGTGGCGCGGGCATCGTCGCGGCCTGCGACCTGGCGGTCGCCGCCGACACCGCGACGTTCGGGTTCTCCGAAGTCCGCATCGGCGTGGTGCCCGCGGTGATCTCGCTGACCGTGCTGCCCCGGCTGCAGCCGCGCGCCGCGCACGAGCTGTTCCTGACCGGGGAGAACTTCGACGCCGAACGCGCCGTGCGGATCGGGCTGCTCAACTCGGCGGTGCCCGCGGACCGGCTCGACGCCGAGGTCGCCCGCTACGCCGAGATGCTGGCGAAGGGCGCACCGCACGCGCTGGCCGCGACGAAGGCGCTGCTGCGCCGCCCCCGTTCCGCCGACATCGGCGCGGACTTCGACGAGGTGCTGGAGCTCTCCGCCCGGCACTTCGCCTCCGACGAAGGCCAGGAGGGCATCCGGGCCTTCGCCGAGAAGCGCCCCGCCGCCTGGGTCCCGCGGGACTGA
- a CDS encoding dihydroxyacetone kinase family protein has translation MTRLFDDPASFAEDALAGFCDLHADQVRRVEGGVVRAVPADEGKVAVVVGGGAGHYPAFFGLVGPGFADGAVVGGVFAPPSPRAVLSVARAVHCGAGVLFVLGNYAGDGAGFGAAQERLRLDGIDCRTAVVTDDVASAPAGLRSARRGIAGAFAVFKVAGAAAEEGLALDEVERAARLADDRTRSLGVAFEGCTLPGGREPLFEVPAGKMGLGLGIHGEPGSSELDLPSADRLAELLVDGLLAEAPADAGSRVGVLLNGLGSTGREELFVLWNDVARRLRGAGLEPVEPEAGELVTSLDMAGVSLTLSWLDAELERFWRASADTPAYGKRVRRRVPAPSAPSAVLERLARGAEYPGTGAHSRETAAALVAVFGAVRRAVEEHAGELGRVDAVVADGGHGRGMVRGTAAAHEAAALAVRAGAGVRSTLARAGSAWAGRAGGTSGVLWGTGLRAFAGELSDERAPTAAELAAGVAAFAESIVRTGGARPGDKTMVDAIAPFAAEFAESGSWARAATAARRAAAGTASLRPKAGRARENAERGLGTPDAGALSFALVAETIATAVRSDRE, from the coding sequence ATGACGCGCTTGTTCGACGACCCGGCCTCGTTCGCCGAGGACGCGCTCGCCGGGTTCTGCGATCTGCACGCGGATCAGGTGCGCCGGGTCGAGGGCGGCGTGGTGCGGGCGGTGCCCGCGGACGAGGGCAAGGTGGCGGTGGTCGTCGGCGGCGGAGCCGGGCACTACCCGGCGTTCTTCGGCTTGGTCGGGCCGGGTTTCGCCGATGGTGCCGTGGTGGGCGGCGTGTTCGCCCCGCCGTCGCCGCGGGCGGTGCTGTCGGTCGCCCGCGCGGTGCACTGCGGTGCCGGGGTGCTGTTCGTCCTCGGCAACTACGCGGGAGACGGTGCCGGGTTCGGTGCCGCGCAGGAGCGGTTGCGGCTGGACGGCATCGACTGCCGCACCGCGGTGGTCACCGACGACGTGGCCTCGGCGCCCGCCGGGCTGAGGTCGGCGCGGCGGGGGATCGCGGGTGCGTTCGCGGTGTTCAAGGTGGCGGGCGCGGCCGCGGAGGAGGGGCTGGCGCTCGACGAGGTGGAGCGGGCCGCGCGGCTGGCCGACGACCGCACCCGCAGCTTGGGCGTCGCCTTCGAGGGCTGCACCTTGCCCGGCGGGCGCGAGCCGCTGTTCGAGGTGCCGGCCGGGAAGATGGGCCTGGGGCTGGGCATCCACGGCGAGCCCGGTTCCTCCGAGTTGGACCTCCCGTCGGCCGACCGGCTCGCGGAGCTCCTGGTGGACGGTCTGCTGGCCGAGGCCCCGGCCGATGCCGGTTCCCGGGTCGGCGTCCTGCTCAACGGGCTGGGCAGCACCGGCCGCGAGGAGCTGTTCGTGCTGTGGAACGACGTGGCGCGGCGGCTGCGCGGCGCCGGGTTGGAACCGGTGGAGCCGGAGGCCGGTGAACTGGTGACGAGCCTGGACATGGCGGGCGTCTCGCTCACGCTGAGCTGGCTGGACGCGGAGCTGGAGCGGTTCTGGCGCGCCTCCGCCGACACGCCCGCGTACGGCAAGCGCGTCCGCCGCCGGGTCCCGGCCCCTTCGGCCCCCTCGGCGGTGCTCGAACGGCTCGCCCGCGGGGCCGAGTACCCCGGCACCGGCGCGCATTCGCGGGAGACCGCGGCGGCCCTGGTGGCGGTGTTCGGCGCGGTGCGCCGGGCCGTCGAGGAGCACGCCGGTGAGCTGGGCCGGGTCGACGCGGTGGTCGCGGACGGCGGGCACGGTCGCGGCATGGTGCGCGGGACCGCGGCCGCGCACGAGGCGGCGGCGCTGGCGGTGCGGGCCGGTGCGGGGGTGCGGTCGACGTTGGCGCGGGCGGGCAGCGCCTGGGCCGGGCGGGCGGGCGGTACCTCGGGCGTGCTGTGGGGCACCGGGTTGCGGGCGTTCGCGGGCGAGCTCTCCGACGAGCGCGCGCCGACGGCGGCGGAGCTGGCCGCGGGGGTGGCGGCGTTCGCGGAGTCGATCGTGCGCACCGGCGGTGCGCGGCCGGGGGACAAGACGATGGTGGACGCGATCGCGCCGTTCGCCGCGGAGTTCGCCGAGTCGGGCTCGTGGGCGCGGGCGGCGACGGCGGCGCGGCGGGCGGCGGCCGGGACGGCGTCGCTGCGGCCGAAGGCGGGGCGGGCGCGGGAGAACGCGGAACGGGGCCTGGGCACGCCGGATGCGGGGGCGCTGTCGTTCGCGCTGGTCGCGGAGACGATCGCGACGGCGGTGCGGTCCGACCGGGAGTGA
- a CDS encoding sugar phosphate isomerase/epimerase family protein: MPELGCSTISFRRLPVAEALVTIRELGFDGIDLGGLPGVCDHIPTPLTGPVDDLVELVRGSGLRTWAINVDPGPLNDPRLDERDLLTAGRGLVELAAELDAAVIVPCGAQQREPFADERTDLDRIARGLRSLGDLAAEHGVRLLVEGLHHFRFCHTADRAAALLERVPAESAGFVFDVSHVVAGGFDEVAFAGDFAERIEHVHLRDAEPGDINLSIGRGRADFAGVVRALRKAGYGGRYVLELETHDVREQERPAAAAAAKDAITALL; encoded by the coding sequence ATGCCGGAGCTGGGCTGTTCGACGATCTCGTTCCGGCGGCTGCCGGTGGCCGAGGCGCTCGTGACCATCCGCGAACTCGGCTTCGACGGCATCGACCTCGGCGGCCTGCCCGGCGTGTGCGACCACATCCCCACTCCGCTGACCGGGCCCGTGGACGACCTCGTGGAGCTCGTGCGGGGTTCCGGGCTGCGCACCTGGGCGATCAACGTCGACCCCGGCCCGCTCAACGATCCGCGGCTCGACGAGCGGGACCTGCTCACCGCCGGGCGGGGGCTCGTGGAGCTCGCGGCCGAGCTGGACGCGGCGGTCATCGTGCCCTGCGGCGCGCAGCAGCGGGAGCCGTTCGCGGACGAGCGGACCGACCTCGACCGGATCGCGCGCGGCCTGCGCTCGCTCGGCGACCTCGCGGCGGAGCACGGGGTGCGGCTGCTGGTCGAAGGGCTGCACCACTTCCGCTTCTGCCACACCGCGGACCGCGCGGCCGCGCTGCTGGAGCGAGTTCCCGCCGAGTCGGCCGGGTTCGTGTTCGACGTCAGCCACGTGGTGGCGGGCGGTTTCGACGAGGTCGCGTTCGCCGGGGACTTCGCCGAGCGCATCGAGCACGTGCACCTGCGCGACGCCGAGCCCGGCGACATCAACCTCAGCATCGGCCGCGGCCGCGCCGACTTCGCCGGGGTGGTCCGGGCGCTGCGGAAGGCCGGCTACGGCGGCCGGTACGTGCTGGAACTCGAAACGCACGACGTGCGCGAGCAGGAACGCCCCGCCGCGGCCGCCGCCGCGAAGGACGCGATCACCGCGCTGCTCTGA
- a CDS encoding CoA-acylating methylmalonate-semialdehyde dehydrogenase produces the protein MSQELEHFIGGERVAGTSGNFGDVFDPNTGGVQAKVPLASAEEVAAAVANAAEAQPAWAAQNPQKRARVLMRFLQLVGEEMDSLARLLSAEHGKTVADAKGDIQRGLEVVEFAVGVPHLLKGEYSENAGTGIDVYSLRQPLGVVAGITPFNFPAMIPLWKAAPAIAAGNSFVLKPSERDPSVPLRLAELFVEAGLPPGVLNVVNGDKVAVDAVLTDPRIEAVGFVGSSSIAEYIYATAAAHGKRAQCFGGAKNHMIVMPDADLDQAVDALVGAGYGSAGERCMAISVAVPVGEATADALVEKLVERVRKLKIGTSFDADADFGPLVTRQALQRVDELVAAGVEEGASLLVDGRGFALEGHEDGFFAGASLFDHVTPDMRIYREEIFGPVLSVVRAADYEEAVRLPSENEYGNGVAIFTRDGDAAREFVSRVNTGMVGVNVPIPVPIAYHTFGGWKRSGFGDLNQHGPDSIKFYTKTKTVTSRWPSGLKEGASFTIPTMN, from the coding sequence ATGTCCCAGGAGTTGGAGCACTTCATCGGCGGCGAACGGGTCGCCGGTACCTCCGGGAACTTCGGTGACGTGTTCGACCCGAACACCGGCGGGGTGCAGGCCAAGGTGCCGCTCGCCTCCGCCGAGGAGGTCGCCGCCGCGGTCGCGAACGCGGCCGAGGCCCAGCCGGCGTGGGCCGCGCAGAACCCGCAGAAGCGAGCCCGGGTGCTGATGCGCTTCCTGCAGCTGGTCGGCGAGGAGATGGACTCGCTGGCCCGGCTGCTCTCCGCCGAGCACGGCAAGACCGTCGCCGACGCCAAGGGCGACATCCAGCGCGGCCTGGAGGTCGTCGAGTTCGCGGTCGGCGTGCCGCACCTGCTCAAGGGCGAGTACAGCGAGAACGCGGGCACCGGCATCGACGTGTACTCGCTGCGCCAGCCGCTGGGTGTGGTCGCGGGCATCACGCCGTTCAACTTCCCCGCGATGATCCCGCTGTGGAAGGCCGCTCCGGCGATCGCGGCGGGCAACTCCTTCGTGCTCAAGCCCTCCGAGCGGGACCCGTCGGTGCCGCTGCGGCTGGCCGAGCTGTTCGTGGAGGCGGGCCTGCCCCCGGGCGTGCTCAACGTGGTCAACGGCGACAAGGTCGCGGTGGACGCGGTGCTCACCGACCCGCGGATCGAGGCCGTCGGGTTCGTCGGCTCCTCCTCGATCGCCGAGTACATCTACGCGACCGCCGCCGCGCACGGCAAGCGCGCGCAGTGCTTCGGCGGCGCCAAGAACCACATGATCGTGATGCCGGACGCGGACCTGGACCAGGCGGTGGACGCGCTGGTCGGCGCGGGCTACGGCTCGGCGGGCGAGCGGTGCATGGCGATCTCGGTGGCGGTGCCGGTCGGCGAGGCGACCGCGGACGCGCTGGTGGAGAAGCTCGTGGAGCGGGTGCGCAAGCTCAAGATCGGCACCAGCTTCGACGCGGATGCCGACTTCGGGCCGCTGGTGACCAGGCAGGCGCTGCAGCGGGTGGACGAGCTCGTCGCCGCCGGGGTCGAGGAGGGCGCGTCGCTGCTCGTCGACGGCCGCGGGTTCGCCTTGGAGGGCCACGAGGACGGGTTCTTCGCGGGCGCCTCGCTGTTCGACCACGTCACCCCGGACATGCGGATCTACCGCGAGGAGATCTTCGGCCCGGTGCTGTCGGTGGTGCGCGCCGCGGACTACGAGGAGGCGGTGCGGCTGCCCAGCGAGAACGAGTACGGCAACGGCGTCGCGATCTTCACCAGGGACGGCGACGCGGCGCGCGAGTTCGTCAGCCGGGTGAACACCGGCATGGTCGGGGTGAACGTGCCGATCCCGGTGCCGATCGCCTACCACACGTTCGGCGGCTGGAAGCGGTCCGGATTCGGCGACCTCAACCAGCACGGGCCGGACTCGATCAAGTTCTACACGAAGACGAAGACGGTGACCTCCCGCTGGCCCTCCGGGCTCAAGGAAGGCGCCAGCTTCACCATCCCCACGATGAACTGA
- a CDS encoding enoyl-CoA hydratase/isomerase family protein, whose product MTTPAPEQVLLSVEGALGRITLNRPKAINSLTLEMVREMTAALRRWRTDEQVRAVLVEGAGERGLCAGGDIRALHDAAKAGDAELPTAFWSEEYRLNSMLAHYPKPVVGLMDGVCMGGGVGISAHGSHRVVTERSKVGMPEVGIGFVPDVGGTFLLSHAPGELGTHLALTGAPIGGADAVALGLADHHLPSERIDDLVKALTSGDVDAALARFATAPPESPVAAQREWIDEAYAADDVAEILARLRARPEQAAADAAAAIGTKSPTSLKVTLRALRSRPETLEAALDQEFRIALRCLTAGDFVEGVRATLVDKDRDPKWSPNALDEVTEEHVQRFFAPLEQGELGLSG is encoded by the coding sequence ATGACAACACCCGCCCCGGAGCAGGTTCTGCTCAGCGTCGAGGGCGCGCTCGGACGCATCACCCTCAACCGCCCCAAGGCGATCAACTCGCTCACCCTGGAGATGGTGCGCGAGATGACCGCAGCGCTGCGGCGGTGGCGCACCGACGAGCAGGTGCGGGCGGTGCTCGTCGAGGGCGCAGGCGAGCGCGGGCTGTGCGCGGGCGGCGACATCCGGGCGCTGCACGACGCGGCGAAGGCCGGGGACGCGGAGCTCCCGACCGCGTTCTGGAGCGAGGAGTACCGGCTCAACTCGATGCTCGCGCACTACCCGAAGCCCGTGGTGGGGCTGATGGACGGGGTGTGCATGGGCGGCGGCGTCGGCATCTCCGCGCACGGTTCGCACCGGGTCGTCACCGAGCGCTCCAAGGTCGGCATGCCGGAGGTCGGCATCGGTTTCGTGCCCGACGTCGGCGGCACCTTCCTGCTCTCGCACGCCCCCGGTGAGCTGGGCACGCACCTGGCGTTGACCGGTGCGCCGATCGGCGGCGCGGACGCGGTGGCGCTCGGCCTGGCCGACCACCACCTGCCCAGCGAGCGCATCGACGACCTGGTCAAGGCGCTCACCAGCGGTGACGTGGACGCGGCGCTGGCCAGGTTCGCGACGGCCCCGCCGGAGTCGCCGGTGGCCGCGCAGCGGGAGTGGATCGACGAGGCCTACGCGGCCGACGACGTCGCCGAGATCCTCGCCCGGCTGCGCGCCCGCCCCGAGCAGGCCGCCGCGGACGCCGCCGCCGCGATCGGGACGAAGTCGCCGACCTCGCTGAAGGTGACGCTGCGCGCGCTGCGCAGCAGGCCGGAGACGCTGGAGGCGGCGCTGGACCAGGAGTTCCGGATCGCGCTGCGCTGCCTGACCGCGGGCGACTTCGTGGAAGGCGTGCGCGCCACCCTCGTGGACAAGGACCGCGACCCGAAGTGGTCGCCGAACGCCCTGGACGAGGTCACCGAGGAGCACGTCCAGCGCTTCTTCGCCCCGCTCGAGCAGGGCGAGCTCGGCCTGTCCGGCTGA
- a CDS encoding GntP family permease: MAPSLLLLHTTIAVVGIVALIVGARLNPVIVLVLGSLYLGLATGLGFEGTAKAVTDGFGGLMAEVGLIIGFGVLLGSLLSATGTLQRIVELFLKAFGKSRSPYALGLSSGVVFPAIYFDVALVMLAPIARSVAARTGASVAAVGGSLAIGLEVGLLMVLPGAAALAVSGSLGVGLGAMLVCGIGIGVLAIIISVFLHGRLMRRTWDPAKDEASAGDGFQGMDVAPEESPRRTLPLVVLVLPVLVPLALIVLGTVTETAGAAIGWISFLADPVVALLIGLLIGCALTAWTLSRDAVERALTRGASTSGTILLFTGVAGSLGEVISRTGVGDVVSGMFHAGSASPLLLAWLVAALLRLAQGSGSVAAITAATLLAPVVGGLDTPAVLVALAAAAGASFGGHVSDNTFWMFRTMLGLSTRGAFQVYTVAQSIMSVVALLLVLAADLVL; encoded by the coding sequence ATGGCCCCCTCCCTCCTGCTGCTGCACACGACGATCGCGGTCGTCGGCATCGTCGCCCTGATCGTCGGGGCGCGGCTCAACCCGGTCATCGTGCTGGTGCTCGGCTCGCTGTACCTGGGGCTGGCCACCGGCCTCGGGTTCGAGGGCACGGCGAAGGCCGTCACGGACGGCTTCGGCGGTCTGATGGCGGAGGTCGGCCTGATCATCGGGTTCGGCGTGCTGCTCGGATCGCTGCTGTCGGCGACGGGGACGTTGCAGCGCATCGTCGAGCTGTTCCTGAAGGCGTTCGGGAAGTCCCGGTCGCCGTACGCGCTGGGCCTGTCCTCCGGTGTCGTGTTCCCGGCGATCTACTTCGACGTGGCGCTGGTGATGCTGGCGCCGATCGCCCGCTCGGTGGCGGCGCGCACCGGGGCGAGCGTGGCCGCCGTCGGCGGTTCGCTGGCGATCGGCCTGGAGGTGGGCCTGCTGATGGTGTTGCCGGGAGCGGCGGCGCTGGCGGTCAGCGGCTCGCTCGGCGTCGGGTTGGGCGCGATGTTGGTGTGCGGCATCGGGATCGGGGTGCTCGCGATCATCATCTCGGTGTTCCTGCACGGCAGGTTGATGCGCCGCACCTGGGACCCGGCCAAGGACGAGGCGTCGGCCGGGGACGGGTTCCAGGGCATGGACGTGGCCCCGGAGGAATCGCCACGCCGCACCCTGCCGCTGGTCGTGCTGGTGCTGCCGGTGCTGGTGCCGCTGGCGCTGATCGTGCTGGGCACGGTGACGGAGACGGCGGGCGCGGCTATCGGCTGGATCTCGTTCCTGGCGGATCCGGTGGTGGCGCTGCTGATCGGTCTGCTGATCGGGTGCGCGCTGACCGCGTGGACGCTGTCCCGCGATGCCGTGGAGCGGGCGCTGACGAGGGGTGCGTCCACGAGCGGCACGATCCTGCTGTTCACCGGCGTGGCGGGGTCGCTCGGCGAGGTGATCAGCAGGACCGGCGTGGGCGACGTGGTCTCCGGGATGTTCCACGCGGGCAGCGCTTCGCCGCTGCTGCTGGCGTGGCTGGTGGCGGCGCTGCTGCGGCTGGCGCAGGGTTCGGGTTCGGTCGCGGCGATCACGGCGGCGACCCTGCTGGCGCCGGTGGTGGGCGGTCTGGACACCCCCGCGGTGCTGGTGGCGCTGGCCGCGGCGGCGGGGGCGAGCTTCGGCGGGCACGTCAGCGACAACACCTTCTGGATGTTCCGCACCATGCTGGGCCTGTCCACCCGCGGCGCGTTCCAGGTGTACACGGTCGCGCAGTCGATCATGTCGGTGGTGGCGCTGCTGCTGGTGCTGGCCGCGGACCTGGTGCTGTGA
- a CDS encoding acyl-CoA dehydrogenase family protein has protein sequence MSVAAVPGPSGVVSPFALTEDQRAIQQLAREFAAEQLAPHAVQWDQDKHFPVDVLRAAGELGIGGVYVDEACGGTGLGRFDSALIFEELAAGDPSVAAYLSIHNMVAGMIDRFGDDEQRARWLPPLCSLTARASYCLTEPEAGSDAAALRTRAVRDGDDYLLTGVKQFISGGGSSDVYVVMARTGEDGAKGISTFIVEGDAAGLSFGPNERKMGWNAQPTRQVVLDGVRVPAAQRLGPEGIGFKIAMAGLDGGRLSIAACSLGGARDALDRSLGYVRERTAFGAKLSEFQALQFKLADMATELEAARMLLWRAAWALDARDPDATRLCAMAKRLATDVGFTVANEALQIHGGYGYLAEYGLEKIVRDLRVHQILEGTNEIMRLIISRGLLESAS, from the coding sequence GTGTCGGTAGCAGCGGTTCCCGGCCCCTCCGGCGTGGTGTCCCCGTTCGCGCTGACCGAGGACCAGCGGGCCATCCAGCAGCTGGCCCGCGAGTTCGCGGCCGAGCAGCTCGCCCCGCACGCCGTGCAGTGGGACCAGGACAAGCACTTCCCGGTCGACGTGCTGCGCGCCGCGGGCGAGCTCGGCATCGGCGGCGTCTACGTCGACGAGGCCTGCGGCGGCACCGGCCTGGGCCGGTTCGACTCGGCGCTCATCTTCGAGGAGCTCGCCGCGGGCGACCCGTCCGTGGCGGCGTACCTGTCGATCCACAACATGGTCGCCGGGATGATCGACCGCTTCGGCGACGACGAGCAGCGCGCCCGCTGGCTGCCGCCGCTGTGCTCGCTGACCGCCCGCGCCAGCTACTGCCTCACCGAACCGGAGGCGGGGTCGGACGCGGCGGCGCTGCGGACCCGCGCGGTGCGCGACGGCGACGACTACCTGCTGACCGGGGTGAAGCAGTTCATCTCCGGCGGCGGCAGCTCGGACGTGTACGTGGTGATGGCGCGCACCGGCGAGGACGGGGCGAAGGGCATCTCCACGTTCATCGTCGAGGGCGACGCCGCCGGGCTCTCGTTCGGCCCGAACGAGCGGAAGATGGGCTGGAACGCGCAGCCCACCCGGCAGGTCGTGCTCGACGGCGTGCGGGTGCCCGCGGCGCAGCGACTCGGTCCCGAAGGCATCGGGTTCAAGATCGCGATGGCCGGGCTGGACGGCGGCAGGCTCAGCATCGCGGCCTGCTCGCTCGGCGGGGCGCGGGACGCGCTGGACCGCAGCCTCGGCTACGTGCGGGAGCGCACCGCGTTCGGCGCCAAGCTCAGCGAGTTCCAGGCGCTGCAGTTCAAGCTCGCCGACATGGCCACCGAGCTGGAGGCCGCCCGGATGCTGCTGTGGCGCGCGGCGTGGGCGCTGGACGCCCGCGACCCGGACGCGACCCGGCTGTGCGCGATGGCCAAGCGGCTCGCGACCGACGTGGGCTTCACCGTGGCGAACGAGGCGCTTCAGATCCACGGCGGATACGGATACCTTGCCGAGTACGGCCTCGAGAAGATCGTTCGCGACCTGCGGGTGCACCAGATCCTCGAAGGCACCAACGAGATCATGCGACTGATCATTTCCCGTGGACTGCTGGAGTCGGCATCATGA
- a CDS encoding SDR family NAD(P)-dependent oxidoreductase, whose amino-acid sequence MSDTARTALITGAGSERGIGRETARRLAAAGFDIAVLDLDGAAAEATASLVAAEHGVRALGVRADVTDQDSVDAAVTAVENSELPPIAALVNNAGITRPTRFLDIAPAEWDLVFKVNVTGTYLVTQRVLPGLVERGYGRIVNVSSVSAQRGGGVFGGSHYSAAKAAVLGLTRALAREVGPNGVVVNAVTPGLIDTDITGGLLTGERKEELIADVPVGRNGRTGDVAATIAFLAGEDVGYITGATFDINGGSHIN is encoded by the coding sequence ATGTCCGACACCGCCCGCACCGCCCTGATCACCGGAGCCGGCTCGGAGCGCGGCATCGGCCGGGAGACCGCCCGCAGGCTGGCCGCCGCCGGTTTCGACATCGCCGTGCTGGACCTCGACGGCGCCGCCGCCGAGGCCACGGCCTCGCTGGTCGCGGCCGAGCACGGCGTGCGCGCCCTGGGCGTGCGGGCCGACGTCACCGACCAGGACTCGGTGGACGCCGCGGTCACCGCCGTCGAGAACTCGGAGCTGCCCCCGATCGCCGCGCTGGTCAACAACGCGGGCATCACCCGGCCGACCCGCTTCCTGGACATCGCGCCCGCCGAGTGGGACCTGGTGTTCAAGGTCAACGTCACCGGCACGTACCTGGTGACCCAGCGGGTGCTGCCCGGCCTGGTCGAGCGGGGCTACGGCCGCATCGTCAACGTGTCCTCGGTCAGCGCGCAGCGCGGCGGCGGCGTGTTCGGCGGCTCGCACTACTCCGCGGCGAAGGCCGCCGTGCTCGGCCTCACCAGGGCGCTGGCCAGGGAGGTCGGGCCGAACGGGGTGGTCGTCAACGCCGTCACCCCCGGGCTGATCGACACCGACATCACCGGTGGCCTGCTCACCGGGGAGCGCAAGGAGGAGCTGATCGCCGACGTGCCGGTGGGCCGCAACGGCCGGACCGGCGACGTCGCCGCGACGATCGCGTTCCTGGCCGGGGAGGACGTCGGCTACATCACCGGCGCCACCTTCGACATCAACGGTGGCTCGCACATCAACTGA
- a CDS encoding barstar family protein, with translation MSELEQPGVSAKTAAEDAERRGAAVHVLDGSDLVSKRTALDGIAAVLSFPEWAGRNLDALYDCLTDLSWLPEGEHVLIWAGAQNLAQHDPKAYEKINTVLRDAASKPVCGRAFATVLTRD, from the coding sequence GTGAGCGAGCTGGAGCAGCCTGGAGTGAGTGCGAAGACGGCGGCCGAGGACGCCGAGCGGCGCGGCGCGGCCGTGCACGTGCTCGATGGGAGCGATCTGGTCAGCAAGCGCACCGCGCTGGACGGCATCGCGGCGGTGCTGTCGTTCCCGGAGTGGGCGGGGCGCAACCTGGACGCGCTCTACGACTGCCTGACCGACCTGTCCTGGCTGCCGGAGGGCGAGCACGTCCTCATCTGGGCCGGGGCGCAGAACCTGGCGCAGCACGACCCCAAGGCCTACGAGAAGATCAACACGGTGCTGCGGGACGCGGCGAGCAAGCCCGTCTGCGGCCGCGCCTTCGCCACCGTCCTCACCCGCGACTGA